A genomic region of Barnesiella viscericola DSM 18177 contains the following coding sequences:
- a CDS encoding glycoside hydrolase family 2 TIM barrel-domain containing protein produces MKKMIWTGLCLLAFFPGIVQAQSNQPEWQSQYATGLNKLTPHAYVWPYEAGNVEAIREQACESSPYYMSLNGAWRFNWVRNPDTRPADFYRPDYYVGNWNEIEVPGNWERQGYGTAIYVNETYEFDDPMFNFKKNPPLVPYAENEVGSYRRTFTVPESWEGRRIVLCLEGVTSFYYVWLNGELLGYNQDSKTPAEWDVTDRVKPGENVLAVEVYRWSAGSYLECQDMWRLSGIERDVYLYSTPQQYIADYKVVSPLDRQQYKDGELSLAVHVGGARDAEQPTVAYELLDADNRVVARDARRVDGDSIVTFERVIPDVQPWNAEHPYLYTLVVNLQNGAGGVVETTGCTVGFKTSEIKEGRFCINGVPVLVKGVNRHEFSDRGRTVSKELMLKDIQLMKQHNINTVRCAHYPNHPYWYYLCDLYGLYVIDEANIESHGMGYGPATLAKDTTWLKAHMDRTRRMYERTKNHPSVSIWSLGNEAGNGSNFEATYRWLKSVETNRPVQYERAEQNFNTDIYCRMYRSIDEIKAYLAQPDIYRPFILCEYAHAMGNSEGGLQDYWKVFESEPMAQGGCIWDWVDQSFREVDDQGRWYWSYGGDYGPEGIPSFGSFCCNGLVNAVREPHPHLLAVKHVYQYIKSTLTDADNLTVTVKNWHDFTDLDAYTLHWNVTADNGTVVAQGERVTACAPHETVAITLGEVKLPRDAREAYLNLSWTPNQATAFIKTSDEVAYDQFLLEANPRYEAKVNLPSGRSLKRDGYTWSNDRVSATVSPETGALVSYTYDGTEMLARPLLISLYRPLTENDKKDKTSGKLWEKAGLSTVSQQVTSIEPTRNGFEVAVLLTNGQGKTIGTGSLSYVIDRKGVLTVNTVFTPDTMVVKSLPRVGLTFGMPAGNCRWVTYLGRGDMETYVDRLAGKIAIYETSPDEMFHCYVVPQATGNRTDTRWATLCDEAGNGWKVTADKPFQFSALPYTDTCIDAATHVNELQPDGTVTVHLDAAQTGVGTATCGPGVLPAYWLPLDTYRFGFTFVPVVK; encoded by the coding sequence ATGAAGAAAATGATATGGACAGGGCTCTGCCTCCTGGCGTTTTTCCCCGGAATTGTGCAGGCCCAAAGCAATCAGCCCGAGTGGCAGAGCCAATACGCCACGGGGCTGAACAAGTTGACTCCCCATGCCTATGTGTGGCCTTATGAAGCGGGCAATGTCGAGGCCATTCGCGAGCAGGCGTGCGAGTCGTCGCCCTATTACATGAGTTTGAACGGCGCCTGGCGATTCAACTGGGTGCGCAACCCCGATACGCGTCCGGCCGATTTCTATCGTCCCGACTACTATGTGGGCAACTGGAACGAAATCGAGGTGCCAGGCAACTGGGAGCGTCAAGGTTATGGTACGGCCATTTATGTGAACGAGACCTACGAGTTTGACGACCCCATGTTCAACTTCAAGAAGAATCCGCCGCTGGTACCCTATGCCGAGAACGAGGTGGGTTCTTACCGGCGCACCTTCACCGTGCCCGAGTCGTGGGAGGGTCGCCGCATCGTGTTGTGCCTCGAAGGGGTCACCTCGTTCTACTACGTGTGGCTCAATGGTGAGTTGCTGGGGTATAATCAGGACTCCAAGACTCCGGCCGAGTGGGACGTGACCGACCGGGTGAAACCGGGCGAGAATGTCCTGGCCGTCGAGGTTTACCGCTGGAGCGCGGGCTCGTATCTCGAATGTCAGGATATGTGGCGGCTGAGCGGCATCGAGCGCGATGTCTATCTGTACAGCACGCCGCAACAATATATTGCCGACTACAAGGTGGTGTCGCCGCTCGACCGGCAGCAATACAAGGACGGTGAACTGTCTCTTGCCGTGCATGTGGGGGGCGCTCGTGATGCCGAGCAACCCACGGTGGCTTACGAACTGCTCGATGCCGACAATCGGGTGGTTGCCCGTGACGCCCGTCGGGTAGATGGCGACAGCATCGTCACCTTCGAGCGGGTAATCCCCGACGTGCAGCCCTGGAATGCCGAACACCCCTATCTCTATACGCTGGTGGTGAATCTGCAAAACGGAGCCGGCGGGGTAGTCGAGACCACCGGGTGCACCGTAGGCTTCAAGACTTCGGAAATCAAGGAGGGACGCTTCTGCATCAACGGAGTCCCCGTCTTGGTGAAGGGGGTGAACCGCCACGAGTTCTCCGACCGGGGACGCACGGTGAGCAAGGAGCTGATGCTGAAAGATATACAGCTCATGAAACAGCACAACATCAATACGGTGCGTTGTGCCCACTATCCCAACCACCCCTATTGGTATTACCTGTGCGACCTCTACGGCCTCTACGTCATCGACGAGGCCAACATCGAGTCGCACGGCATGGGCTACGGCCCGGCTACGCTGGCCAAGGATACCACTTGGTTGAAGGCGCACATGGACCGCACGCGCCGCATGTATGAACGCACCAAGAATCACCCCTCGGTATCGATCTGGTCGTTGGGCAACGAGGCCGGCAACGGCAGCAATTTCGAGGCGACCTACCGGTGGCTCAAATCGGTCGAGACTAACCGGCCGGTACAGTACGAGCGTGCCGAACAGAATTTCAACACCGACATCTACTGCCGCATGTACCGCAGCATCGACGAGATAAAGGCCTATCTGGCCCAGCCCGACATCTACCGTCCCTTTATACTGTGTGAATATGCCCATGCCATGGGCAACAGCGAGGGCGGTTTGCAGGACTATTGGAAGGTGTTCGAGTCGGAACCCATGGCACAGGGCGGCTGCATCTGGGACTGGGTAGACCAGTCGTTCCGCGAGGTCGATGACCAGGGCCGCTGGTATTGGAGCTACGGCGGCGACTACGGACCCGAGGGAATCCCCTCGTTCGGCAGCTTCTGCTGCAACGGTCTGGTCAACGCAGTCCGCGAGCCGCACCCCCATCTCCTGGCTGTCAAGCATGTGTACCAATATATCAAGTCGACCCTCACCGATGCCGACAACCTCACCGTCACGGTAAAGAACTGGCACGACTTTACCGACCTCGACGCCTATACCCTGCACTGGAACGTCACGGCCGACAACGGTACCGTTGTGGCGCAGGGCGAGCGGGTAACCGCCTGCGCTCCGCACGAGACGGTAGCGATTACGCTGGGTGAGGTGAAGCTGCCCCGCGACGCTCGGGAGGCCTATCTGAACCTCAGCTGGACTCCCAACCAGGCCACGGCCTTCATCAAGACCTCCGACGAGGTGGCCTACGACCAGTTCCTGCTCGAAGCCAATCCCCGATATGAGGCGAAGGTCAATCTGCCCTCGGGGCGGTCGTTGAAGCGCGACGGCTATACGTGGAGCAACGACCGGGTATCGGCCACTGTTTCGCCCGAGACCGGCGCCTTGGTATCATATACCTACGACGGCACCGAGATGCTGGCCCGTCCGCTGTTGATTTCGCTCTACCGGCCTTTGACCGAGAATGACAAGAAGGACAAGACCAGTGGCAAGTTGTGGGAGAAGGCCGGCCTGTCGACGGTGTCGCAACAGGTGACCTCGATCGAGCCGACCCGAAACGGTTTCGAGGTAGCCGTATTGCTCACCAACGGCCAGGGGAAAACGATAGGAACGGGTAGTCTCTCCTACGTTATCGACCGCAAAGGAGTGTTGACGGTGAATACCGTATTCACGCCCGATACCATGGTGGTGAAATCGTTGCCGCGTGTGGGGCTGACCTTCGGTATGCCGGCCGGGAACTGTCGCTGGGTGACCTATCTGGGACGGGGCGACATGGAGACCTACGTCGACCGTCTTGCCGGCAAGATTGCCATCTACGAGACCAGTCCCGACGAGATGTTCCACTGTTACGTGGTGCCTCAGGCTACCGGTAACCGCACCGATACCCGTTGGGCTACGCTGTGCGACGAGGCCGGTAACGGCTGGAAGGTCACGGCCGACAAACCCTTCCAGTTTAGCGCCCTGCCATACACCGATACCTGCATCGATGCCGCTACCCATGTGAACGAACTGCAACCCGACGGCACCGTCACCGTGCATCTTGATGCCGCTCAGACCGGTGTGGGTACCGCCACCTGTGGCCCCGGCGTACTGCCGGCCTATTGGTTGCCGCTCGACACCTACCGCTTCGGGTTTACCTTTGTGCCTGTGGTGAAATAA